In the Nerophis ophidion isolate RoL-2023_Sa linkage group LG01, RoL_Noph_v1.0, whole genome shotgun sequence genome, one interval contains:
- the LOC133561600 gene encoding uncharacterized protein LOC133561600, whose protein sequence is MATSHSGSSKTSVSTASAALVRAKAEAAKVRASYASQEAKLKLEEAKLKLEKAHNQLETTRITTELEVLTLQREADAAEAEAQVLEEASGAQSTGDDRKTESEKAKIERTSEYVQSQIDLQQQLSSPAALCPAIDKQPYPLTQATINTWHLDENTPYMQPSPNRTNFKSDKGSHLSTPNLNKPVKATTNFEEKRQSGPNIHAPPYVPRQVPQAGIPSSVEPLAHYLATRDLITSGLYYFADKPEDYRAWESSFTTAVSGAHLTTTQELDLMTKWLGKESGEHVRRIRSMYVNHPELALHKAWERLRDCYAAPEIIEKSLFDRLDNFPKISNKDNARLRELGDLLMEIQGFKEDGYVTGLSYLDTSRGIRPIVDKLPYSLQEKWTSSGFLYKEHNNGCFPPFHYFCVFVCSEAKKRNDPSFTYQYNTTANLDKHITKGFNSNRPITVHKTDILTTNSDPNECCPLHNKPHPLKRCRTFRNKSLDDRKAFLKEKGICFKCCSSVSHLAKQCQSSVKCYECGSTHHEAAMHPGQSSQMAKAPPSLKEDGGEGEEQYNREEQYNMPDVSTSCTDVCGQGQWGRSCSKICLTKMYHKDFKDKAIKAYVILDDQSNRSLARPELFKMFNVDSKPITYHLRTCSGLVEAHGREAEGFQIESLDGKVLISLPTLLECQEIPNNRNEIPTPTAVLHQPHLHHIAKHIPEFDPDAQILLLLGRDVIRAHKVRQQVNGPHDAPFAQRLDLGWVVMGEVCLGNTHKPTINSMKTNVWENGRHSILLPCTSVMCVKKQQTFNQSCKSQERMLGSTVFNQTEHDNKPAPSMDDLLFLKIMDIQTYRDGSNNWVAPLPFKEPRQRLPNNKAQAIKRFMSLQRTLQRKPEMQEQYVTFIEKLITHKHAEVAPPLRKDEECWYLPSFGVYHPRKPDQIRVVFDSSAQHAGISLNDVLLSGPDLNNSLLGVLLRFRKERVAIMADIQQMFHCFLVHEDHRNFLRFLWHQDNDLRKPVIEYRMRVHVFGNTPSPAVAIYGLRKAIREGAQQHGDDTVRFVERHFYVDDGLVSLPSEGEAIDLLQRTKCSLAESNLRLHKFVSNSEEVTKAFSPQDCAPVVKDLDLSGDFTPTQRSLGLLWEITSDTFTYFASPTNKPFTRRGVLSTVNSVFDPLGMLAPVTIQGRSLLRELTSELADWDMPLPEAKKNKWETWKESLQGLNKIHIPRRYTAKSLCDAVLTELCVFSDASCKALGAVAYLKVVQEDGEAEVGFVMGKAKLAPQSEPTIPRLELCAAVLAVEMADLIQDELDLKFDEVRFYTDSKVVLGYICNEKKRFYTYVHNRVQRIRQSSNPDQWNYVCTEENPADHASRSLPVSSLGQTSWFIGPAFLRKTSAKMTQTSERFELIGPDNDSEIRPQVQTCATYLERQILNPDRFQRFSTFTSLVRGVAFLIHVARTCKRSNQKDGCKGWHKCHQPRTADEIAQAKYIILRAAQKAAFSGELLALQENKPVSRNSPLLKLNPTLEDGLICVGGRLKCSELTLLEKNPVILPKKSHISVLLTHHHHVQVKHQGRHFTEGAIRAAGLWILGGRSLINSILHKCTICRRLRGKVQEQQMANLPPERLKSCPPFTYVGVDVFGPWSVLTRRTRGGQAESKRWAMMFTCLSSRAVHIELIESMDTSSCINALRRFFALRGPANQLHSDCGTNFTGACKELGMNKAVQNFLSEKQCIWKFNPPHASNMGGSWERMIGIARRILDSMLLQHGTRITHEVLCTLMAEVTAIINARPLLPVSIDPQQPFILSPAMLLT, encoded by the coding sequence AAGTGAATATGTTCAATCACAGATCGACCTTCAACAGCAGTTGTCATCTCCAGCTGCCTTGTGTCCAGCAATAGACAAGCAACCGTATCCGTTAACACAAGCTACCATCAACACCTGGCATCTGGATGAAAATACTCCATATATGCAACCCAGTCCTAATAGAACAAACTTTAAGAGCGATAAAGGATCTCACTTATCCACACCAAACTTAAATAAACCAGTTAAAGCCACGACAAACTTCGAAGAAAAAAGACAATCTGGCCCAAACATACATGCTCCGCCTTATGTTCCCCGACAGGTTCCACAAGCCGGCATACCGTCTTCAGTGGAACCATTGGCCCACTATTTGGCAACACGAGATCTCATCACCTCAGGACTGTACTACTTCGCTGATAAACCAGAAGATTATCGCGCATGGGAGTCGTCATTCACTACAGCGGTCAGCGGTGCTCACCTCACAACAACCCAAGAACTAGACCTCATGACAAAGTGGCTTGGTAAGGAGTCTGGAGAACATGTGAGACGCATCCGCTCAATGTATGTAAACCATCCAGAACTGGCTCTACACAAAGCATGGGAGAGACTACGTGACTGTTATGCTGCCCCTGAAATCATTGAAAAATCACTATTTGATCGGCTGgacaatttccccaaaatttctaATAAGGACAACGCTAGGCTACGCGAACTGGGAGATTTGCTCATGGAAATTCAAGGTTTCAAAGAGGACGGCTATGTCACCGGCTTGTCCTATCTGGATACGTCACGTGGAATTAGGCCGATTGTGGACAAGCTTCCTTATAGCCTTCAGGAAAAATGGACATCTTCTGGGTTTTTGTACAAAGAACATAATAACGGTTGCTTCCCTCCCTTCCACTACTTCTGTGTTTTTGTGTGCTCCGAGGCAAAGAAACGAAATGACCCCAGTTTCACCTACCAGTACAATACAACTGCTAACCTtgacaaacacattacaaaaGGTTTTAACTCCAACAGACCCATCACAGTGCACAAAACAGACATTTTAACAACCAATAGTGACCCCAATGAATGTTGTCCTCTACACAACAAACCACACCCCCTTAAGAGATGCAGGACATTCCGAAACAAATCCCTGGATGATAGAAAGGCCTTTTTGAAGGAAAAAGGGatatgttttaaatgttgttCCTCAGTTTCACATCTCGCCAAACAATGCCAGTCTTCTGTAAAGTGTTATGAATGTGGAAGCACTCATCATGAGGCAGCAATGCATCCTGGTCAATCCTCTCAAATGGCCAAGGCTCCTCCATCCCTTAAAGAGGATGGCGGGGAGGGAGAAGAACAGTATAACAGAGAAGAACAGTATAACATGCCTGATGTTAGCACGAGCTGTACAGATGTTTGCGGTCAAGGTCAGTGGGGGCGCTCATGCTCAAAAATATGCCTTACTAAAATGTACCATAAAGACTTCAAGGACAAGGCCATCAAAGCCTACGTAATTTTGGATGACCAAAGTAATCGATCATTGGCAAGACCAGAATTGTTTAAAATGTTCAATGTGGACAGCAAACCAATCACTTATCATCTCAGAACTTGTTCTGGCCTTGTAGAAGCACACGGTAGGGAGGCTGAGGGTTTCCAGATTGAGTCCCTAGATGGTAAAGTTCTCATCTCACTTCCAACACTCCTCGAGTGTCAAGAGATTCCAAATAATCGGAATGAGATCCCAACACCAACTGCAGTTTTGCATCAACCCCATCTCCATCACATTGCCAAACACATCCCAGAATTCGACCCAGATGCACAGATACTTCTGCTCCTTGGAAGAGATGTAATCAGGGCACACAAGGTCAGACAGCAAGTAAATGGACCACACGACGCTCCTTTTGCACAACGTCTGGATTTAGGCTGGGTGGTGATGGGAGAAGTGTGTTTAGGCAATACACACAAACCAACAATTAATTCAATGAAAACAAACGTATGGGAAAATGGACGTCATTCCATCCTTCTACCCTGCACCAGCGTCATGTGTGTTAAGAAGCAACAAACCTTCAACCAGTCCTGCAAATCACAAGAAAGGATGCTGGGATCGACAGTTTTCAACCAAACTGAACATGACAACAAACCTGCTCCATCAATGGATGACCTCCTCTTTCTAAAGATCATGGACATTCAAACCTACAGAGATGGATCCAACAATTGGGTCGCTCCACTCCCATTTAAGGAACCACGTCAACGTTTGCCAAACAATAAGGCCCAGGCAATCAAGCGGTTCATGTCACTTCAACGAACCCTCCAAAGGAAACCGGAAATGCAGGAACAGTATGTCACATTCATAGAAAAGCTCATTACCCACAAGCATGCAGAGGTAGCGCCGCCATTGAGGAAAGATGAAGAGTGCTGGTATTTGCCATCCTTTGGCGTATACCACCCACGAAAACCTGACCAGATCAGAGTCGTTTTTGACTCTAGCGCCCAACACGCAGGTATTTCCCTAAATGACGTGCTACTCTCTGGACCCGACCTCAACAACTCCTTGCTGGGCGTTCTTCTGCGCTTCCGGAAGGAAAGAGTTGCGATTATGGCAGATATCCAGCAGATGTTTCATTGTTTTTTGGTGCATGAAGATCATCGAAATTTCCTACGTTTCTTGTGGCATCAGGACAATGATCTCAGGAAGCCAGTTATTGAGTATCGCATGAGGGTCCACGTGTTTGGCAACACACCATCTCCTGCTGTGGCAATCTATGGACTGCGAAAGGCCATCAGGGAAGGTGCACAGCAGCACGGAGATGATACTGTCAGGTTTGTAGAAAGGCACTTTTATGTGGACGATGGCTTGGTATCCCTACCATCTGAAGGTGAGGCCATTGACCTGCTCCAAAGGACAAAGTGTTCACTTGCCGAGTCGAACCTTCGCTTGCACAAGTTTGTATCAAACTCTGAGGAAGTCACCAAAGCCTTCTCCCCTCAAGATTGTGCCCCTGTGGTCAAAGACTTAGATTTGAGTGGAGACTTTACACCCACACAACGGAGCTTAGGGTTGCTCTGGGAGATTACATCTGACACATTTACATACTTTGCATCACCAACAAACAAACCATTCACTCGACGTGGTGTTTTGTCTACAGTAAACAGTGTTTTTGATCCCCTAGGAATGCTCGCACCTGTCACAATTCAGGGAAGATCCCTTCTCAGAGAACTTACCTCCGAGCTAGCAGACTGGGACATGCCCCTGCCAGAAGCCAAAAAGAACAAGTGGGAGACTTGGAAAGAGTCTCTTCAGGGCTTAAACAAGATTCATATTCCACGCAGGTACACTGCAAAGTCACTGTGCGATGCGGTGCTCACAGAGTTGTGCGTGTTTTCAGATGCATCCTGCAAGGCCCTTGGTGCTGTGGCTTACCTGAAAGTGGTCCAAGAAGATGGAGAGGCCGAAGTCGGATTTGTGATGGGAAAGGCCAAGTTGGCACCCCAGTCTGAACCTACTATCCCAAGGCTCGAGCTCTGTGCTGCTGTGCTAGCCGTAGAGATGGCAGATCTCATCCAAGATGAGCTGGACCTCAAGTTCGATGAAGTTCGCTTCTACACAGACAGTAAGGTAGTGCTTGGATACATTTGCAATGAGAAAAAACGTTTCTACACCTACGTTCATAACAGAGTCCAGCGTATTCGTCAATCTTCAAATCCCGATCAATGGAACTATGTGTGCACGGAGGAAAACCCTGCAGATCATGCGTCAAGATCTTTACCTGTATCAAGCCTTGGACAAACATCTTGGTTTATCGGCCCTGCATTCCTGCGAAAGACATCTGCAAAGATGacacaaaccagtgaaagattTGAGCTCATTGGACCAGATAACGACTCTGAAATCCGACCACAAGTGCAGACCTGCGCTACTTACCTGGAACGTCAGATACTCAACCCAGATCGCTTCCAACGATTTTCCACTTTCACTTCCTTGGTGAGGGGTGTAGCATTCCTCATCCACGTCGCAAGAACATGCAAACGGTCTAATCAAAAAGATGGATGCAAAGGCTGGCACAAGTGTCACCAACCACGCACTGCAGATGAAATTGCCCAAGCTAAATATATTATTCTGAGGGCAGCACAAAAGGCAGCCTTCTCAGGAGAGCTTTTAGCTTTACAAGAAAACAAGCCAGTTTCAAGAAACAGCCCTTTGTTGAAACTCAACCCAACATTGGAGGATGGACTCATTTGTGTGGGAGGTAGACTAAAGTGCTCTGAACTAACACTTTTAGAAAAGAATCCTGTAATTCTCCCCAAGAAAAGCCACATCTCTGTGTTGCTCACACACCACCACCATGTGCAAGTAAAACATCAAGGCCGTCATTTTACTGAAGGAGCCATCAGAGCAGCAGGATTGTGGATTCTAGGTGGACGGTCTTTAATCAACTCAATTCTTCACAAATGCACAATCTGTCGTAGACTTCGAGGGAAGGTTCAAGAACAACAAATGGCTAATTTGCCTCCGGAACGTCTTAAATCCTGCCCTCCTTTTACGTATGTGGGAGTCGATGTCTTTGGACCCTGGTCTGTCTTAACCAGACGTACCAGAGGAGGACAAGCAGAGAGCAAGCGGTGGGCCATGATGTTCACTTGTCTTAGTTCGAGAGCTGTTCATATCGAGTTAATCGAGTCTATGGACACTTCAAGTTGTATCAACGCCCTCAGGCGTTTTTTCGCACTTCGAGGTCCAGCAAATCAACTTCATTCTGATTGTGGCACTAATTTTACGGGAGCATGCAAAGAGCTTGGAATGAACAAGGCGGTGCAGAACTTCCTCAGTGAAAAGCAGTGCATTTGGAAATTCAACCCACCACACGCTTCCAACATGGGAGGCTCTTGGGAGCGAATGATCGGGATTGCAAGAAGAATCCTGGATTCAATGTTACTGCAGCATGGGACTCGTATAACCCATGAAGTTCTTTGCACTCTGATGGCGGAAGTCACTGCAATTATAAATGCACGACCACTTCTGCCTGTATCCATAGATCCACAACAACCCTTCATTCTTTCACCAGCAATGCTCCTAACATAG